A region of Epinephelus fuscoguttatus linkage group LG1, E.fuscoguttatus.final_Chr_v1 DNA encodes the following proteins:
- the myog gene encoding myogenin, translating to MELFETNPYFFPDQRFYEGGDSYFPSRLPGGYDQSTYQDRNSMMGLCGSLSGGVGVGVTGTEDKPSPSSLSPHSEPHCPGQCLPWACKLCKRKTVTMDRRRAATMREKRRLKKVNEAFDALKRSTLMNPNQRLPKVEILRSAIQYIERLQALVSSLNQQDTETGQQGLHYRPSPTQPRVSSSSEPSSGSTCCSSPEWSSTPEQCTQSYSSEDLLSAADSPEQGNMRALTSIVEGISTAGGAVAFPVDIPK from the exons ATGGAGCTTTTCGAGACCAACCCTTACTTCTTCCCTGACCAGCGCTTCTATGAAGGAGGGGACAGCTACTTCCCCTCTCGCCTGCCCGGGGGGTACGACCAATCCACCTACCAGGATAGGAACTCCATGATGGGCTTATGTGGGAGTCTGTCTGGGGGCGTTGGAGTTGGGGTGACAGGAACTGAGGACAAACCCTCTCCATCCAGCCTGTCGCCTCACTCCGAGCCCCACTGCCCAGGTCAGTGCCTGCCCTGGGCCTGTAAGCTGTGCAAAAGGAAGACGGTTACCATGGACCGTCGGAGAGCGGCCACGATGAGGGAGAAGAGGCGTCTGAAGAAGGTGAACGAGGCCTTTGATGCTCTGAAGAGGAGCACCTTGATGAACCCAAACCAGAGGCTGCCCAAGGTGGAGATCTTGCGGAGCGCCATCCAGTATATCgaaaggctgcaggccctggtGTCTTCCCTCAACCAGCAGGACACTGAGACGGGACAGCAGGGACTGCACTACCGACCCAGCCCGACCCAACCCAGA gtGTCGTCGTCAAGTGAGCCCAGTTCAGGCAGCACCTGCTGCAGTAGCCCAGAGTGGAGCAGCACTCCGGAGCAGTGCACACAGAGCTACAGCAGTGAGG ATCTCCTAAGTGCTGCTGACTCTCCAGAGCAGGGGAACATGCGTGCCCTGACCTCCATCGTGGAGGGCATCTCTACAGCAGGCGGAGCTGTGGCCTTTCCTGTGGACATTCCCAAGTAG